The following is a genomic window from Staphylococcus capitis subsp. capitis.
TCTCATTAATACCGCTTCAACTTGCTACAAGTAATAAAAAATTAATGGGACCTTTTATTAATAAAACGTGGGTTAATATTATTTCATGGACGCTTATTGTAATTCTAAGCGGATTAAATGTTTACTTAATCATTCAAACTTTCCAAGAATTATAAAAATTTCATTATTATTTAAAAAAGCACAAAGATGATTCGATTAAAAAATCATCTTTGTGCTTCTTTAGTAAAATCAGACATGTTGAGTCACTTATTTTTTTAATAAACTATTGTTAAATATTATAAACTTAAAAATTTCTTTTCTTTAAAACTTAATAAATGTAGGGATCATCTTTTTTGTGATTTTTTAATTCTTTATCTGGATCCCATTCTTTATCATGTGATTGAGTATTTTCACGGTAATCATCTTTAAGTTGATGATTATCATTAATTTGATTAAGATGTTTATTATTATATTTGTCTTTCTTTTTACTAAACAACATAATAGCTGCAATAATCCATAAAATCATGGCAATGAGATTCATAGTTATCAAACCAGTTACTGCAGCAGCTACAAGTAATCCTCCTGCTAGATTTTTACGACCTTTAATAGTTAAGGCCCCAAAAATACCTAATATTGTAGAGAATGCTAAAAATCCAATTGAAAAAATCATGGATGCTATTAAAATATCAGAGGTAACATTTTGGTCATTCCCATACATTTGTTTCATTAAATCTCTATATTGTTGTTGATTATGACCACTTTTCATCACTGTCAGTGATAAACAAGTTAATAATAAATATATAATACTTAAACCATTAGCTATCCATGCTAAGATAGTTTCTGTTTTTTTACTCATATTAGGCTACACTCCTCTTTGTTACGTTCTAAAATTAATAATACTAAAAATTAGATCTTATAGCGAACACATATAAAAAGAGGCTGAGACTTAATTCATTGTCTCAACCTCACTCAATATATTGGCAGTAGATGTCTGAATTGAAAGTGCGCTTATATCAAGCTTCTTTCAATCCTAGTCATCCTTGCTGCGGGGCCCCAACATAGAGAATTTCTTTTGGAAGAAATTCTACGAACAATGCAAGTTGGGGTGGGACGACGAAAATAATTTTGACAAATTATATTTTCTGTCCCACTCTCTTTTTTGTGTTATTTATTTTCGGTGTCGTCTCCATGTTCAACTTGGTTCTCTTGAATATCTTCTTGAGGTTGTTCCTCTTGGAACATTTGACGACGTTCCTCGTAATTCATTCTTCGTTGATTGACTGCACTAGGTTGATTTTTTCTTCTTTCTTTCATGCGTTTATTATAAGCTTTTTTCTTTTCTCTTTTCTTCGCACGAATTTCAGCTTTTTCCTTCTTACGTTGAGCCTTAAGTTCTTTAGGATCAACTTGAGGTTCATGCGGCTCTTGGTGATAGGCATAACCATCTTCATAACCGTAATTATCATCTTCATTTTGATAATAATCTTCTTGGAATTGTTCGTCACGCTTAGCTTTTTTAGATTTCTTATTATATTTAGCTTGTCTAGACATGATTGCCGGTTCTTCTTCGTCTTGTTGAGTAGATTTATATTCACTTTCTACAGCACGCTTTGGAAATTGTGCGTATTTATTATCTTCCTCATCATAATAATGACCCTCTGGCTCATCATTAACATAACCATCATGTTGTTGCGATTCATAGTGTTGCTCTGCTTCATAAGCTTCTCTACGTTGACGTTCTTTTCTACGTTTTCGACGTGTATTTCTATATTCTTTATTATCACGAGGTTGTTCATAATCATCGTAATAACCGTGATTGTACCCCTCTTCATAATGGTCACTATGAGGATTAGCCTGTGGTCCGCGATTATCATAGTATTCATAATCATCATAATATGGTTGTCCATAGCCATCATTATAATATGCCGGTACGGTTTCTACCCGATTTTTTCTAGCAAACATCATGATAGCGATGATAAAGAATAAAATTGGAATAATTAAAGTAACAACTAGTAATACCAATGGAATCGTAACTACAGCTGCTAATAGAAATAAGAAACCTGAAAGTATTCTAATGTTCATTGAGATTAACGCTAAGAATGAAATCAATAAACAAATGATGAAGTAAACAATGATAGCCCAAACACCATTTTGTAACCAAATAACAAATTGAGTTGTACTTAAATCATTGTTACCTAAAATTTGTTGAACCAACTCATTATTATTTAATGAACTCTCCAAATTAGCAATCGAAGTATCATTACTAAATGATACAAGTGCAATAAACATCGTTACAATCGTCAAAATGAGTAAAAATACCCAACTAAACCAACCTAGTACTTTTTCAGTTAGCCGACCGACTGGACGCTTAATTTGTGTGTATTGCTCTCCTGACATCCGCTACAACTCCTTACTTTACTATCAAATCATTATATAAGAAATGTGAGTAAATAACTA
Proteins encoded in this region:
- a CDS encoding DUF4064 domain-containing protein, producing MSGEQYTQIKRPVGRLTEKVLGWFSWVFLLILTIVTMFIALVSFSNDTSIANLESSLNNNELVQQILGNNDLSTTQFVIWLQNGVWAIIVYFIICLLISFLALISMNIRILSGFLFLLAAVVTIPLVLLVVTLIIPILFFIIAIMMFARKNRVETVPAYYNDGYGQPYYDDYEYYDNRGPQANPHSDHYEEGYNHGYYDDYEQPRDNKEYRNTRRKRRKERQRREAYEAEQHYESQQHDGYVNDEPEGHYYDEEDNKYAQFPKRAVESEYKSTQQDEEEPAIMSRQAKYNKKSKKAKRDEQFQEDYYQNEDDNYGYEDGYAYHQEPHEPQVDPKELKAQRKKEKAEIRAKKREKKKAYNKRMKERRKNQPSAVNQRRMNYEERRQMFQEEQPQEDIQENQVEHGDDTENK
- a CDS encoding DUF4064 domain-containing protein, coding for MSKKTETILAWIANGLSIIYLLLTCLSLTVMKSGHNQQQYRDLMKQMYGNDQNVTSDILIASMIFSIGFLAFSTILGIFGALTIKGRKNLAGGLLVAAAVTGLITMNLIAMILWIIAAIMLFSKKKDKYNNKHLNQINDNHQLKDDYRENTQSHDKEWDPDKELKNHKKDDPYIY